The proteins below come from a single Triticum aestivum cultivar Chinese Spring chromosome 5D, IWGSC CS RefSeq v2.1, whole genome shotgun sequence genomic window:
- the LOC123121469 gene encoding probable cinnamyl alcohol dehydrogenase 8C: protein MSHHFHLSSSVLPLSFFPGELGARFSPAEPRPLASSGGVAVASSSRALRPHMAKAVAKEAGAQEAAQGSAALGWAARDASGVLSPFDFSRRAQKDDDVTIKVLYCGICHTDLYTIKNEWGTAMYPVVPGHEILGVVTSVGSGVSKFKAGDTVGVGYFVGSCRSCECCGNGYENYCSGMVLTSNGIDPEHGGAVTQGGFSDVMLVNEDYVVRVPDGLPLDKAAPLLCAGVTVYSPMMRFGLNAPGKHLGVVGLGGLGHVAVKFGKAFGMRVTVISTSPGKREEALERLGADEFLVSRDAEQMQAAAGTMDGILDTVSAWHPISPLFALMKPMGQMVFVGGPTKPLELPAYAIVPGGKGIAGNCVGGIRDCQAMLEFAAKHGITAEVEVIKMDYVNTALERLAKNDVRYRFVIDVAGSLGSTS, encoded by the exons ATGTCGCATCATTTTCACCTGAGCAGCTCGGTTCTTCCCCTGTCCTTCTTCCCCGGCGAGCTCGGCGCCCGGTTCTCGCCCGCTGAGCCCAGGCCTCTAGCGAGCAGCGGCGGCGTCGCTGTTGCGTCGTCGTCAAGAGCCCTGCGGCCCCACATGGCGAAGGCGGTGGCAAAGGAGGCGGGGGCGCAGGAGGCGGCGCAAGGCAGCGCGGCGCTCGGGTGGGCGGCCAGGGACGCCTCCGGTGTCCTCTCCCCGTTCGACTTCTCAAGAAG GGCTCAAAAAGATGATGATGTGACGATCAAGGTGCTCTACTGCGGGATCTGCCACACTGACCTCTACACCATCAAGAACGAGTGGGGCACCGCCATGTACCCCGTTGTTCCCGG GCACGAGATCCTGGGCGTGGTGACCAGCGTCGGCAGCGGCGTCAGCAAGTTCAAGGCCGGCGACACGGTGGGCGTGGGCTACTTCGTCGGGTCGTGCCGCTCCTGCGAGTGCTGCGGCAACGGGTACGAGAACTACTGCTCCGGCATGGTGCTCACCTCCAACGGCATCGACCCCGAGCACGGCGGCGCGGTCACCCAGGGGGGCTTCTCCGACGTCATGCTCGTGAACGAGGACTACGTCGTCCGCGTCCCGGACGGGCTGCCACTGGACAAGGCCGCGCCGCTGCTCTGCGCCGGCGTCACGGTGTACAGCCCGATGATGCGCTTCGGCCTGAACGCGCCGGGGAAGCACCTGGGCGTCGTCGGCCTCGGGGGCCTCGGCCACGTCGCCGTCAAGTTCGGCAAGGCGTTCGGCATGAGGGTCACCGTCATCAGCACCTCGCCcgggaagcgcgaggaggcgctggagCGGCTGGGCGCGGACGAGTTCCTGGTGAGCCGGGACGCCGAGCAGATGCAGGCGGCGGCGGGCACCATGGACGGCATCCTCGACACGGTGTCGGCGTGGCACCCCATCTCGCCGCTGTTCGCGCTGATGAAGCCGATGGGGCAGATGGTGTTCGTGGGCGGGCCGACCAAGCCGCTGGAGCTGCCGGCGTACGCCATCGTGCCGGGCGGGAAGGGCATCGCCGGGAACTGCGTCGGCGGCATCAGGGACTGCCAGGCCATGCTGGAGTTCGCGGCGAAGCACGGCATCACCGCGGAGGTGGAGGTGATCAAGATGGACTACGTCAACACGGCGCTCGAGCGGCTCGCCAAGAACGACGTCCGCTACCGCTTCGTCATCGACGTCGCAGGCAGCCTCGGCTCAACCTCGTGA
- the LOC123121470 gene encoding probable inactive receptor kinase RLK902 gives MPLRGRGRSLLLLVVALWCSALRCAAPDLAADRAALLALRAAVGPGLPWDASAASPCGWRGVGCDNGTGGGRVVALQLPGAGLIGQLPLGTVGNLTALRALSLRSNALSGGIPADIGNCGELRYLYLQDNKLAGEIPEGFFLLGLLQRLVLSNNRFSGGVSLEFNKLRRLATLYLENNVLTGTLPADLDLPNLQLFNVSDNQLNGPVPESLAGRPASAFSGTTLCGAPLSPCANTSPPSPLPLPPPASSEDSKSSKLSTAAIAGIAAGAVAALLVVLAVIFFMLCFRRGKTNKADTSTETAAYGDEDASPETVSVARAEKSGVKASRSSKPTASDAKKLVFVGGEPEVAYELESLLHASAEVLGKGWLGTTYRATLEGGVAVVTVKRLREVPIPEKEFRGTVAALGALRHESLVPLRSYFYSKEEKLIVYDFVSAKGLSSLLHGAGSERLDFTTRARIALASARGIAFIHGAGAGSSHGNIKSSNILVNDARDGAYVADYGLIQLVGASVPLKRVTGYRAPEVTDPRRASQEADVYSFGVLLLELLTGKAPANSVPGSDGAADLPQWVGTVVQEEWTGEVFDASIANEALVEEEMVRLLQLGTECTERRPDRRPAMAEVAARIEDIVGSAQRKTDSAEFHSVSADHSA, from the coding sequence ATGCCGCTGCGTGGGCGGGGGCGCAGCCTCCTGCTTCTCGTGGTCGCGCTGTGGTGCTCCGCGCTCCGGTGCGCCGCGCCGGACCTCGCGGCGGACCGCGCGGCgctgctcgcgctccgggccgcGGTCGGCCCGGGGCTCCCGTGGGACGCGTCGGCGGCGTCGCCGTGCGGGTGGCGCGGCGTTGGGTGCGACAACGGCACCGGAGGCGGGCGCGTCGTCGCGCTACAGCTCCCCGGCGCCGGCCTGATCGGTCAGCTGCCGCTGGGGACCGTGGGCAACCTCACCGCTCTCAGGGCGCTGTCGCTCCGCTCCAACGCGCTCTCCGGCGGGATCCCCGCGGACATCGGCAACTGCGGGGAGCTCCGGTACCTCTACCTCCAGGACAACAAGCTCGCCGGCGAGATACCGGAGGGCTTCTTCTTGCTCGGCTTGCTGCAGCGGCTCGTCCTCTCGAATAATCGTTTCTCTGGCGGTGTGTCGCTGGAGTTCAACAAGCTCCGCCGGCTGGCCACTCTTTACTTGGAGAACAACGTCCTTACTGGCACCCTCCCTGCCGACCTTGATCTCCCTAATCTTCAGCTGTTCAACGTGTCCGACAACCAGCTCAACGGCCCTGTGCCAGAGTCGCTAGCCGGAAGACCGGCCAGCGCCTTTAGTGGGACAACGCTATGCGGCGCCCCACTAAGCCCGTGCGCGAACACTTCGCCGCCGTCGCCATTGCCATTGCCTCCTCCGGCCTCTTCTGAGGACAGCAAGAGCAGCAAGCTCTCCACTGCCGCGATCGCCGGTATTGCTGCGGGCGCCGTCGCGGCGCTCCTGGTGGTGCTCGCCGTGATCTTCTTCATGCTATGTTTCCGTCGTGGCAAGACAAATAAGGCCGACACTTCCACCGAAACGGCGGCCTACGGCGACGAGGACGCGTCACCGGAGACGGTGTCCGTGGCGAGGGCGGAGAAGAGCGGCGTGAAAGCGTCGCGCTCCTCGAAGCCGACGGCCAGCGACGCCAAGAAGCTGGTGTTCGTGGGAGGTGAGCCGGAGGTGGCCTACGAACTGGAATCGCTGCTGCACGCGTCGGCCGAGGTCCTCGGGAAGGGCTGGCTGGGCACGACGTACCGCGCCACGCTGGAGGGCGGCGTCGCCGTCGTGACCGTCAAGAGGCTGAGGGAGGTGCCCATCCCCGAGAAGGAGTTCCGCGGCACGGTGGCCGCGCTCGGCGCGCTCCGGCACGAAAGCCTGGTGCCGCTGCGCTCCTACTTCTACAGCAAGGAGGAGAAGCTCATCGTCTACGACTTTGTCAGCGCCAAAGGCCTCTCCTCCCTTCTCCACGGCGCGGGCAGCGAGCGCCTCGACTTCACCACGCGAGCGCGCATTGCGCTGGCGTCGGCGCGCGGCATCGCCTTCATCcacggcgccggcgccggctcgTCCCACGGCAACATCAAGTCGTCCAACATTCTCGTCAACGACGCGCGCGACGGGGCCTACGTGGCCGACTACGGCCTCATCCAGCTCGTCGGCGCCAGCGTGCCGCTGAAGCGCGTGACGGGGTACCGCGCCCCGGAGGTGACGGACCCGCGCAGGGCGTCGCAGGAGGccgacgtgtacagcttcggcgtgCTGCTCCTGGAGCTGCTGACTGGGAAGGCCCCCGCGAACTCGGTGCCGGGGAGCGACGGCGCCGCGGACCTGCCGCAGTGGGTGGGCACGGTGGTGCAGGAGGAGTGGACGGGCGAGGTGTTCGACGCCAGCATCGCCAACGAGGCGCTCGTGGAGGAGGAGATGGTGCGGCTGCTGCAGCTGGgcacggagtgcaccgagcggcGGCCCGACCGGCGGCCCGCGATGGCCGAGGTCGCCGCGAGGATAGAGGACATCGTCGGCAGCGCGCAGCGGAAGACGGACTCGGCCGAGTTCCACAGCGTGTCCGCCGACCATTCCGCGTAG